The following proteins come from a genomic window of Helicobacter canadensis MIT 98-5491:
- the pglF gene encoding UDP-N-acetylglucosamine 4,6-dehydratase (configuration-retaining) codes for MIKSAIFRPSNLKRILFFLVIDIVVSYFALVLSYDLRFSFQVPLEFNSGVILAFLVLIVLKIGALWVFKIYLVPWRFFGLSEALKIIYAHILAYGIFTLLFFLGFFDKFPLSVVIIDFVISGILIGGIRISKRIYLENSPKNSPKPALIFGANTQAATLIKSSLNSEIPFYPLAIIDEDKKEQGNYISNLKVYPKTALKELLEKHKIKSVILTKPYAKPPLEKLFNELTQMGIEEIKIASMLKEDKPLEDISIEDLLSRPSKDLDKEVIGEFIANKTILITGAGGSIGSEIVRQCVEFGAKRLILLDHSEYNLYAITEELTRKISSKNDKKSLLRTAMFSILEKDRLLELMQEEKPDIVVHAAAYKHVPLCEYNQKSAIENNILGSKNVIDSAIEIKVPKIVIISTDKAVRPTNVMGATKRVVELYAQNVDSKQSEIVAVRFGNVLGSSGSVVPKFKAQIQSGGPITVTHPEITRYFMLIPEACRLVLQASAIAKGGEIFILDMGEPVKIVDLAKNMLKLYGKEEEIEIVFSGLRPGEKLYEELLIGESEGKTKYPSIQVARPTSYDINKLNQDISELLETQEVVAKLKEIVVEFNHNAHGQ; via the coding sequence GTGATAAAATCTGCTATTTTTCGCCCAAGTAATCTCAAAAGAATCCTATTCTTTTTGGTAATTGATATAGTTGTTTCATACTTTGCTTTAGTTTTGTCATATGATTTGCGTTTTAGCTTTCAGGTGCCCTTAGAATTTAATAGTGGAGTGATTCTTGCTTTTTTGGTTTTAATTGTCTTAAAAATTGGGGCTTTGTGGGTTTTTAAAATTTACTTAGTGCCGTGGCGATTTTTTGGATTAAGCGAAGCTTTAAAAATCATTTATGCCCATATTTTAGCTTATGGAATCTTTACGCTTTTATTCTTTTTGGGTTTTTTTGATAAATTTCCTTTGAGTGTGGTAATAATTGATTTTGTTATATCAGGGATTTTGATTGGGGGGATTAGAATCTCTAAGCGAATTTATTTAGAGAATTCTCCTAAAAATTCTCCTAAACCTGCTTTGATTTTTGGGGCTAATACACAGGCAGCCACACTCATTAAAAGTTCCCTTAATAGCGAAATTCCCTTTTATCCTTTGGCAATCATTGATGAAGATAAAAAGGAGCAAGGCAACTATATTTCAAATCTCAAAGTCTATCCTAAAACAGCGCTAAAAGAGCTTTTAGAGAAGCATAAGATTAAAAGTGTGATTTTAACCAAACCTTATGCCAAACCGCCCTTAGAAAAGCTTTTTAATGAATTAACGCAAATGGGGATTGAAGAGATTAAAATCGCTTCAATGCTTAAAGAGGACAAACCGCTAGAAGATATTTCAATTGAGGATTTACTCTCGCGACCTAGTAAGGATTTAGATAAAGAAGTGATTGGAGAGTTTATTGCTAATAAAACGATTCTAATTACAGGAGCAGGTGGGAGCATTGGCAGTGAGATTGTGCGGCAGTGCGTGGAATTTGGAGCAAAGCGATTAATTTTGTTAGATCATAGCGAATACAATCTTTATGCGATTACAGAGGAGCTCACAAGAAAAATTTCCTCTAAAAATGATAAAAAAAGTTTATTACGAACAGCAATGTTTTCAATCTTAGAAAAAGATCGACTTTTAGAGCTTATGCAAGAAGAAAAGCCTGATATTGTGGTGCATGCTGCAGCTTATAAGCATGTTCCGCTTTGTGAATATAATCAAAAAAGTGCTATTGAAAATAACATTTTAGGAAGTAAAAATGTGATTGATTCTGCTATAGAGATAAAAGTCCCTAAAATCGTGATTATCTCAACAGATAAAGCAGTGCGTCCAACAAATGTAATGGGAGCAACTAAGCGAGTTGTCGAGCTATATGCACAAAATGTCGATTCAAAACAAAGTGAGATTGTGGCAGTGCGGTTTGGAAATGTGCTTGGGAGTAGCGGATCGGTGGTGCCAAAGTTTAAAGCACAGATTCAAAGTGGAGGACCAATCACCGTAACTCATCCAGAAATTACGCGATATTTTATGCTTATTCCTGAAGCGTGTCGGCTTGTTTTACAGGCTTCTGCAATTGCTAAGGGTGGAGAGATTTTTATTTTGGATATGGGAGAGCCTGTTAAGATTGTGGATTTAGCTAAAAATATGCTAAAACTCTATGGCAAGGAAGAGGAAATAGAGATTGTCTTTAGCGGATTGCGACCAGGAGAGAAGCTCTATGAGGAGCTTTTGATTGGCGAGAGTGAAGGCAAGACAAAATACCCTTCAATTCAAGTAGCTCGTCCTACAAGTTATGATATTAATAAGCTTAATCAAGATATTAGCGAACTTTTAGAAACACAAGAAGTGGTAGCAAAATTAAAAGAAATTGTAGTGGAGTTTAACCATAATGCACACGGACAATAA
- a CDS encoding DMT family transporter encodes MQKLSNEQIGILWIISASIAYGIMPIWSVISQNNGISTDFILFFRFLCSAFLLFLWALYRQISLKLTKLQYLQFFFLGGILYIIQSFAYLDSLRYIPASLSVLIYHIYPIIVALIALIFLRQKLQAKTLFSLFLCFAGLAIILQPPKDLELSVYGVILSLIGALFYGLYVVFSKSYTSNLSSVVYSFYICLFAALMILGFMIPNPPQFDNFNINGILSLLGLTFISTLFPMMAYFLGMPRINVTKTAILGMIEPLVGVLLSLWLLGENLNLLQYFGGFLILFGSLVLFIKR; translated from the coding sequence ATGCAAAAATTAAGTAACGAACAAATTGGAATCTTATGGATCATTAGCGCAAGTATTGCCTATGGGATTATGCCTATATGGAGTGTAATATCTCAAAATAACGGAATCTCAACAGATTTTATTTTATTTTTTCGCTTCCTTTGTAGCGCCTTTTTGCTATTTTTGTGGGCACTTTATAGGCAAATCTCTCTTAAACTCACGAAATTGCAATATTTGCAATTTTTCTTCCTTGGTGGTATTTTATACATCATTCAATCTTTTGCCTACCTTGATTCTTTGCGTTATATTCCTGCCTCACTTTCTGTGCTTATTTATCATATTTATCCTATTATTGTCGCACTTATTGCTCTTATTTTTTTGAGACAAAAGTTACAAGCCAAGACACTTTTCTCGCTCTTTTTGTGTTTTGCAGGATTGGCAATCATACTTCAACCCCCAAAAGATCTTGAGCTTAGCGTTTATGGTGTGATTTTATCACTTATTGGTGCGTTGTTTTATGGGCTTTATGTGGTTTTTAGCAAATCCTATACGAGCAATCTTTCCTCTGTTGTTTATAGCTTTTATATTTGTCTTTTTGCAGCTTTGATGATTCTTGGCTTTATGATTCCAAATCCACCGCAATTTGATAATTTTAATATTAATGGCATCCTTTCTCTTCTTGGGCTCACCTTTATTTCCACGCTCTTTCCTATGATGGCATATTTCCTTGGAATGCCTAGAATCAATGTAACCAAAACGGCAATTCTAGGGATGATAGAACCTCTTGTGGGAGTTTTGCTTTCTTTGTGGCTTTTAGGAGAAAATCTTAATTTATTGCAATATTTTGGAGGATTTTTGATACTCTTTGGCTCTTTAGTTCTTTTTATAAAGCGTTAG
- the cmoB gene encoding tRNA 5-methoxyuridine(34)/uridine 5-oxyacetic acid(34) synthase CmoB, giving the protein MQSLKEIQAKRNLVLNHKHIAPLFESLNSLQSLPQNELENATFSFDDFINLSLPNLTESSLHHITEVAKTLIPWRKGPFKINSLEILSEWNSAIKYNLLEPHLNLQGKIIGDIGCNNGYYMFRMLKENPKKIIGLDPMPLCKLQFDFMQFFIQDSRLDFELLGIEDLPFLDINFDILFCLGVLYHRKSPIDSIKIIYNSLKQGGEAIFDSIIIEGDEEIALCPRNKRYAKMPNVYFIPTLKTFINWLEFCGFKEITHIATLKTGIDEQRKTPWSNAESLEDFLTPDKTKTIEGYPAPQRAYLKVKK; this is encoded by the coding sequence ATGCAAAGCCTAAAAGAAATCCAAGCAAAACGCAATCTAGTATTAAATCACAAACACATTGCACCCTTATTTGAATCCCTAAACTCCTTGCAAAGCCTTCCCCAAAATGAGCTAGAAAACGCCACTTTTAGCTTTGATGATTTTATTAATCTCTCTTTGCCCAATCTCACAGAATCTTCACTCCACCACATTACAGAAGTAGCAAAAACCCTTATCCCTTGGAGAAAGGGACCTTTTAAAATTAACTCTTTGGAGATTCTTAGCGAGTGGAATAGTGCCATTAAATACAATCTCCTAGAACCTCATCTAAATTTACAAGGCAAAATTATAGGAGATATTGGCTGCAATAATGGCTATTATATGTTTAGAATGCTTAAAGAAAATCCTAAAAAAATCATCGGCTTAGATCCTATGCCCTTATGCAAGTTACAATTTGACTTTATGCAATTTTTTATCCAAGATTCAAGGCTTGATTTTGAACTTTTGGGCATTGAAGATTTGCCTTTTTTGGATATTAACTTTGATATTTTATTTTGCCTTGGAGTGCTTTATCATCGCAAAAGCCCCATTGATTCGATTAAGATTATCTACAATTCCCTAAAACAAGGTGGAGAAGCAATTTTTGATAGTATTATCATAGAAGGGGATGAGGAAATCGCCCTTTGCCCACGCAACAAGCGCTATGCCAAAATGCCCAATGTCTATTTTATCCCAACCTTAAAAACCTTTATAAACTGGCTAGAATTTTGCGGCTTTAAAGAAATTACGCATATTGCGACCTTAAAAACAGGCATTGATGAACAAAGAAAAACGCCTTGGAGCAATGCAGAGAGTTTGGAAGATTTTCTAACTCCCGACAAAACAAAAACCATAGAAGGCTACCCTGCTCCACAAAGAGCCTATCTCAAAGTAAAAAAATAG
- a CDS encoding YceI family protein has protein sequence MKKFLSISALVALLSCPLLAQPYVLDPNNSQVNFEISHLKLTKVDGKFDKFSANIDYDTTTKVLNSLEGSVEIASVDTANAKRDEHLNAADIFDSKKYPNMTFKMTKFEAGKIYGDLTIKNTTKPIVLQSTETLNGATLQIQASATIKRSDFGVVWESNLKNSLVGDEVKILLTLTANPQ, from the coding sequence ATGAAAAAATTTCTTTCTATCTCAGCTCTTGTTGCTTTACTTAGCTGCCCACTTTTGGCTCAACCTTATGTCCTAGACCCAAACAACTCTCAAGTGAATTTTGAAATTTCTCATCTCAAACTCACTAAAGTAGATGGAAAATTTGATAAATTTAGTGCCAATATTGACTATGATACAACCACAAAAGTCCTAAATTCGCTAGAAGGTAGCGTTGAAATTGCCTCTGTTGATACAGCCAACGCCAAACGCGATGAGCATTTAAACGCGGCAGATATTTTTGATTCTAAAAAATATCCAAATATGACTTTTAAAATGACTAAGTTTGAAGCAGGCAAAATTTATGGGGATTTAACCATCAAAAACACTACAAAGCCTATCGTGCTTCAAAGCACAGAAACACTTAATGGTGCGACTCTGCAAATTCAAGCTAGTGCAACTATTAAGCGTTCTGATTTTGGTGTAGTATGGGAATCTAATCTAAAAAATAGCCTTGTAGGCGATGAAGTTAAAATCCTACTCACACTCACTGCTAATCCACAATAA
- the lgt gene encoding prolipoprotein diacylglyceryl transferase — MEKWNNIYSTFDPVAFNLFGISVHWYGIMYVLALLVALGVAKWIAKKDSYPISNALLESYFLWVEIGVILGARLGYIIFYDPFTTYYLTHPWQIFNPLDKDGNFVGIRGMSYHGAVIGFLIASLIFARVKKINFWLFMDLAGLSIPLGYVFGRIGNFLNQELIGRETSSALGIYVNGILRHPSQLYEAFLEGIVVFVILFLWRKKAHFIGQIGILYGVLYSLMRFIAEFFREPDSQLGFVAFNWLTQGQLLSLIIGALCFALLFKPKEKNG; from the coding sequence ATGGAAAAATGGAATAATATTTATAGCACTTTTGACCCCGTTGCTTTCAATCTTTTTGGCATTAGTGTGCATTGGTATGGGATAATGTATGTCTTAGCTTTACTTGTAGCACTTGGTGTAGCAAAATGGATTGCCAAAAAAGATTCTTATCCTATTTCAAATGCACTTTTAGAGAGTTATTTTTTATGGGTGGAAATTGGCGTTATTCTAGGTGCTAGGCTTGGATATATCATTTTTTATGATCCTTTTACCACTTATTATCTCACTCATCCTTGGCAAATTTTCAACCCCTTAGATAAAGATGGGAATTTTGTTGGGATTCGCGGAATGAGCTATCATGGGGCAGTCATTGGCTTTTTGATTGCTTCTTTAATCTTTGCAAGGGTTAAAAAAATCAATTTTTGGCTTTTTATGGATTTGGCTGGACTTAGCATTCCTTTAGGCTATGTATTTGGCAGGATTGGAAACTTCCTTAATCAAGAGCTAATTGGTAGAGAAACTTCAAGTGCCTTAGGGATTTATGTAAATGGGATCTTACGCCACCCAAGTCAGCTTTATGAAGCCTTTTTAGAGGGTATTGTTGTTTTTGTGATTCTCTTTTTATGGAGAAAAAAGGCGCATTTTATAGGACAGATTGGAATCTTATATGGTGTGCTTTATTCGCTGATGCGTTTTATTGCAGAATTCTTTAGAGAACCCGATTCACAGCTTGGCTTTGTAGCCTTTAATTGGCTAACACAAGGGCAACTTCTCTCACTAATCATTGGTGCCCTATGCTTTGCATTACTTTTTAAACCTAAGGAAAAAAATGGCTAA
- a CDS encoding glycosyltransferase, translating to MHTDNKPTLALVVSSLRMGGAEKVASFLANALVDSYRIVLILWSDKDRFFSLDERIEVVVIATKMRGMLGNIERIFRLGRCFREYKVDLVVSFIHQTNVLAILAARANKIPIIATEHSIYASLDHLKIWKFLRQRVYPLANHITTLTQKDLKHYKFLKNVSVMPNPVVIHKALKADQQDFSVHKPYILSAGRMIESKHFEDLLEVFGRFSKKNPQFSLLLAGDGKCRDSLEKQAQNLKAKIVFLGKVENLYNAYQNAEFFALTSHREGLSNVLIESLMCGVPVISYDCPYGPSEIINDGKNGILVKMGDKNALLESFEVMLTKRQEFAKNTQVIYEKFGEEVVLKKWQKLIALTLYKKN from the coding sequence ATGCACACGGACAATAAACCAACTCTTGCTTTGGTGGTGTCTTCGCTTAGAATGGGTGGGGCTGAGAAAGTGGCGAGTTTTTTGGCAAATGCCTTAGTTGATTCTTATCGAATTGTTTTGATATTGTGGAGCGATAAAGATCGTTTTTTTAGCTTAGATGAACGCATAGAAGTGGTGGTGATTGCAACAAAAATGCGTGGAATGCTTGGAAATATAGAGCGTATTTTTAGACTTGGGCGTTGTTTTAGAGAGTATAAGGTGGATTTGGTAGTTAGCTTTATTCATCAAACTAATGTTTTGGCGATTTTAGCTGCTAGAGCAAATAAGATTCCAATTATTGCAACAGAACATAGTATTTATGCGAGTTTGGATCATCTTAAGATTTGGAAGTTTTTACGCCAAAGAGTGTATCCTCTAGCTAATCACATCACCACACTGACCCAAAAAGATTTGAAGCATTATAAATTTTTAAAAAATGTTAGCGTGATGCCTAATCCGGTTGTTATCCATAAAGCCCTAAAAGCAGATCAGCAAGATTTTAGTGTCCATAAGCCTTATATTTTGAGTGCAGGGAGAATGATAGAATCAAAGCATTTTGAAGATCTATTAGAAGTTTTTGGGCGATTTTCTAAAAAAAATCCTCAATTTTCATTGCTTTTAGCAGGTGATGGAAAGTGTCGCGATTCTTTAGAAAAACAAGCCCAGAATCTAAAGGCAAAAATTGTCTTTTTGGGGAAAGTTGAGAATCTTTATAATGCCTATCAAAATGCGGAATTTTTTGCATTAACTAGTCATAGGGAAGGCTTGAGTAATGTTTTAATTGAATCTTTAATGTGTGGAGTGCCTGTGATTAGCTATGATTGCCCTTATGGACCTAGTGAGATTATAAATGATGGAAAAAATGGAATCTTGGTTAAAATGGGCGATAAAAACGCCTTATTAGAAAGCTTTGAAGTGATGCTAACTAAAAGGCAAGAATTTGCCAAAAATACACAGGTAATTTATGAAAAATTTGGAGAAGAAGTGGTTTTGAAAAAATGGCAAAAGCTTATTGCACTAACGCTTTATAAAAAGAACTAA
- a CDS encoding radical SAM protein, translated as MNIIFGPVASRRFGESLGVDLSPQTKQCNYDCLYCELEGKKAQDSMQEILEVDTILTAIKEALDKFKNIQSLTITANGEPTLYPNLYELMLRLEDIKGDTQTLLLTNGSLLWDLSVSRACLLFDKVKFSLDAISQEIFKKIDRPIKNISLEQILQGIYQFSADFSGELYAEILFVKGVNDDPKEVQKMARFLAPMQLKRLDIGSIDRPPAYRVNPISQESLENFEAIFKSYGIPVFLPKRITSPKKDNLELSKDEILKTLALRPMSKADIQSLWNETSIQRLLELQQQGILSLTNINGVEFFSIKNK; from the coding sequence ATGAATATCATTTTTGGACCCGTTGCTTCAAGAAGGTTTGGAGAATCGCTAGGTGTAGATCTCTCACCCCAAACTAAACAATGCAATTATGACTGTCTCTATTGCGAACTAGAGGGTAAAAAAGCTCAAGATTCTATGCAAGAAATTTTAGAAGTTGATACCATCCTAACTGCCATAAAAGAAGCTTTAGATAAATTTAAAAATATTCAATCCCTAACTATTACTGCAAATGGGGAACCTACACTCTATCCTAACTTATATGAATTAATGTTGCGACTAGAAGACATAAAAGGCGACACACAAACCCTATTGCTAACCAATGGCTCTTTACTTTGGGATTTAAGTGTTTCTAGGGCTTGTTTGCTATTTGATAAAGTCAAATTCTCTCTTGATGCCATCTCCCAAGAAATCTTTAAAAAAATTGACAGACCCATTAAAAATATTTCCCTAGAGCAAATCTTGCAAGGAATCTACCAATTTAGTGCAGACTTTAGCGGAGAACTTTATGCAGAAATTCTTTTTGTCAAAGGCGTGAATGATGATCCAAAAGAAGTGCAAAAAATGGCAAGATTCCTAGCACCAATGCAACTAAAAAGACTAGACATAGGCAGTATTGATAGACCACCTGCTTACAGAGTTAATCCTATTTCACAAGAATCGCTAGAAAACTTTGAAGCAATTTTTAAAAGCTATGGCATACCTGTGTTTTTACCCAAGCGAATCACAAGCCCCAAAAAAGACAATTTAGAACTCTCAAAAGATGAGATTCTAAAAACCCTAGCCCTGCGTCCTATGAGTAAAGCAGACATACAAAGCCTGTGGAATGAAACAAGCATTCAAAGGCTTTTAGAATTACAACAACAAGGGATTCTTTCTCTAACCAACATTAATGGAGTGGAATTTTTCAGCATCAAAAATAAATAA
- the pglE gene encoding UDP-N-acetylbacillosamine transaminase has translation MSFRIFLSPPQMGKNEQKYVDEAFRSNYIAPLGEFVNSFELAMQDYTKSPNALALSSGTAALHLALRVAGITKGDLVLASTFTFIGSIVPILYQGATPIFIDSDSSWNLSPKLLREALESLKTKPKALILTHLYGQCAKISEIAEICKEYGVLLIEDAAESLGAFYKGQHTGTFGEFGALSFNGNKIITTSGGGMLLGKDSSQMQKARYYSTQARENLPYYEHLDYGYNYRLSNICAAIGLGQLEEIEDKVAKRRKIFDWYQENLSSEFVEFMPEIPDSRGNRWLSTLIFKEKKVNVMDLVQILASKDIESRPLWKPMHLQPLFRDSLNFCDGTSQNLFNNGICLPSGGALERREIDEVSGYILDYLKSL, from the coding sequence ATGAGTTTTAGAATTTTTTTATCCCCGCCACAAATGGGAAAAAATGAACAAAAGTATGTTGATGAAGCTTTTAGAAGTAATTATATTGCACCACTAGGAGAGTTTGTTAATTCCTTTGAATTAGCAATGCAAGACTACACTAAAAGCCCTAATGCACTTGCACTTAGTAGCGGGACAGCAGCTTTGCATTTGGCTTTAAGAGTAGCAGGAATCACCAAGGGTGATTTAGTTTTGGCAAGCACTTTTACTTTTATAGGTTCGATTGTGCCAATCTTGTATCAAGGAGCAACTCCGATTTTTATTGATAGTGATTCTTCGTGGAATCTCTCTCCGAAACTTTTAAGAGAAGCACTAGAGAGTTTAAAAACAAAACCCAAAGCTTTGATTTTGACACATCTTTATGGGCAGTGTGCTAAGATTTCTGAAATTGCAGAAATTTGCAAGGAATATGGGGTTTTATTGATTGAAGATGCAGCAGAATCTTTAGGGGCATTTTATAAGGGGCAACATACTGGAACTTTTGGAGAGTTTGGCGCATTGTCTTTTAATGGTAATAAAATTATTACAACAAGTGGTGGAGGAATGCTGCTAGGTAAAGATTCAAGCCAAATGCAAAAGGCAAGGTATTATTCCACTCAAGCAAGAGAGAATCTGCCTTATTATGAGCATTTAGACTATGGTTATAATTACCGCCTTAGCAATATTTGTGCGGCAATTGGTTTGGGGCAGTTAGAAGAAATAGAAGATAAGGTTGCAAAACGACGAAAAATTTTTGATTGGTATCAAGAAAATCTTTCTAGTGAATTTGTAGAATTTATGCCGGAGATTCCTGATTCAAGAGGAAATCGTTGGCTAAGCACTTTGATTTTTAAAGAGAAAAAAGTCAATGTAATGGATCTTGTGCAGATTCTAGCTAGTAAAGACATTGAATCACGCCCATTATGGAAGCCTATGCATTTACAGCCTTTATTTAGAGATTCTTTAAATTTTTGTGATGGCACTTCTCAAAATCTCTTTAATAATGGAATTTGTTTGCCTAGCGGTGGAGCCTTAGAACGCAGAGAGATTGATGAGGTATCAGGCTATATTTTGGATTATTTAAAGAGTCTTTAA
- the abc-f gene encoding ribosomal protection-like ABC-F family protein, translating into MANLSLQNISKQYDYKPILSDISLSVQEGERMAIVGKNGAGKSTLLKILSGEVEADEGNRILQGNLEIKHLIQKPVFQEGQSVKEVILHSLEELTQARKRLDEIAQKLQNHPDDESLIKEHSLLSNFIDHHNAWDLENKINQILETFALKELQDNFANLLSGGEQKRVALACLLLRKPDILLLDEPTNHLDVEMVEFLEDLLLREKWTLIFISHDRYFIDRIATRVIEVEDCKIRSFKGGYGDYLRAKEELLKSLAKSHETLLKHLKAEEEWLARGVRARVKRNEGRKERIMQMRQTAKNNPSIIRKMTLELEREKKHFNQEEGVNRKKMLFDLQNISFSLDKKLLIKDFSTRILQRDKIAIVGKNGAGKSTLLKLMLGRLKPQKGKIECGEVKIGYFDQHREMLDDSKDLLETFCPFGGDRIDVKGKNMHVFGYLKNFLFPKEFLDKKIGTLSGGEKNRVALALLFTKEYDCLILDEPTNDLDIPTINILEEYLQSFDGAIIFVSHDRYFVDKIAQKLLVFKGNGNIEETHKSFSEYLEIEKELKDYQIFKNSLQTPKDKPKTEKQKTKLSYHQMRLLEILPQEIEELESQIKELESKLYSNTLSTAELQELSLELQSKQTLCEEKTLQYFELEEQRESL; encoded by the coding sequence ATGGCTAATCTTTCTTTGCAAAATATCTCCAAACAATACGACTACAAGCCCATTTTAAGCGATATTTCCCTTAGTGTGCAAGAGGGAGAGAGAATGGCTATTGTCGGCAAAAATGGTGCAGGAAAATCCACGCTTTTAAAGATTCTTAGCGGAGAAGTGGAAGCCGATGAGGGAAACCGAATCCTCCAAGGCAATTTAGAAATTAAACATTTAATCCAAAAGCCTGTTTTTCAAGAGGGGCAGAGTGTCAAGGAAGTTATTTTGCATTCTTTAGAAGAGCTTACACAAGCTAGAAAAAGGCTAGATGAAATCGCTCAAAAACTCCAAAATCACCCAGATGATGAATCACTTATCAAAGAACATTCGCTTTTAAGCAATTTTATTGATCATCACAATGCTTGGGATTTGGAAAATAAAATCAACCAGATTCTAGAAACTTTTGCTCTCAAAGAGCTTCAAGACAACTTCGCCAATCTCTTAAGTGGTGGAGAGCAAAAACGCGTAGCTTTAGCTTGTTTGCTTTTAAGAAAGCCTGATATTTTACTGCTTGATGAACCTACAAACCACCTTGATGTTGAAATGGTGGAATTTTTAGAAGACTTGCTTTTAAGAGAGAAATGGACACTTATTTTTATTAGCCACGATCGGTATTTTATTGATAGAATCGCCACACGCGTCATTGAAGTAGAAGACTGCAAGATTCGAAGTTTCAAAGGCGGCTATGGAGACTATCTAAGAGCCAAAGAAGAACTCCTAAAAAGCCTTGCTAAAAGCCATGAGACGCTACTTAAACACTTAAAAGCCGAAGAAGAATGGTTAGCGCGTGGAGTAAGGGCAAGAGTTAAACGCAATGAGGGCAGAAAAGAGCGTATTATGCAAATGCGACAAACCGCCAAAAACAATCCCTCTATTATCCGAAAAATGACTTTAGAGTTAGAACGCGAAAAAAAGCATTTTAATCAAGAAGAAGGGGTGAATCGCAAAAAAATGCTTTTTGATTTGCAAAATATTTCCTTTAGTCTTGATAAAAAACTTCTCATCAAAGACTTTTCAACACGCATTTTACAACGCGATAAAATAGCCATTGTAGGCAAAAATGGTGCCGGTAAATCAACGCTTTTAAAATTAATGTTAGGTCGCTTAAAACCTCAAAAAGGGAAAATAGAATGCGGAGAAGTGAAAATAGGATATTTTGATCAGCACAGAGAAATGCTAGATGATTCTAAGGATTTGCTAGAAACCTTTTGCCCCTTTGGCGGAGATAGAATCGATGTCAAAGGAAAAAATATGCATGTCTTTGGCTATCTTAAAAACTTCCTTTTTCCTAAAGAATTCCTAGACAAAAAAATCGGCACGCTAAGTGGTGGAGAGAAAAATCGTGTTGCTTTAGCCTTGCTTTTTACCAAGGAATATGATTGCTTGATTTTAGATGAACCCACTAATGATTTAGATATTCCTACGATTAATATTTTAGAAGAATATTTACAAAGCTTTGATGGAGCGATTATTTTTGTGAGCCACGATCGGTATTTTGTGGATAAAATCGCTCAAAAACTGCTTGTTTTTAAGGGCAATGGAAACATTGAAGAAACCCACAAAAGCTTTAGTGAATACCTTGAAATAGAAAAGGAACTTAAAGATTACCAAATTTTTAAAAACTCTTTGCAGACTCCAAAAGACAAGCCTAAAACCGAGAAACAAAAAACAAAACTTTCTTATCACCAAATGCGTCTTTTAGAGATTCTACCCCAAGAAATTGAAGAGCTTGAATCCCAAATTAAAGAGCTTGAATCCAAGCTTTATTCAAACACTCTAAGCACAGCTGAGCTCCAAGAACTCTCTTTAGAGCTCCAATCTAAACAAACCCTTTGCGAGGAAAAAACTTTGCAATATTTTGAATTAGAAGAGCAGCGTGAAAGCCTTTAA
- a CDS encoding acetyltransferase, translating to MEKFAIVGAGGHGRVVADIILACGGEIAFVLDDSPQGKILAHKNAISPKEFLILALQKKVKIALAIGNCQARRAFFEVFKQQGFEIPSLIHPSAIISKNAKISEACVVMPNVVVNAGSTIESGVILNTGCVVEHDCKVGEFSHLAPKSTLCGGVSIGKDSHIGAGSVVIEGKSVGDGCMIGAGSVVINDIQSFKKVVGNPAKKELQ from the coding sequence ATGGAGAAATTTGCAATTGTTGGTGCTGGTGGGCATGGAAGAGTAGTAGCTGATATTATTTTGGCGTGTGGAGGCGAAATTGCTTTTGTGCTTGATGATTCTCCGCAAGGTAAAATTTTGGCACATAAAAATGCCATTTCTCCCAAAGAATTTTTAATATTGGCTTTACAAAAAAAGGTTAAGATTGCATTGGCTATTGGGAATTGCCAAGCAAGAAGAGCCTTTTTTGAAGTTTTTAAACAGCAGGGTTTTGAGATACCAAGCCTTATTCATCCAAGTGCAATTATTTCTAAAAACGCTAAAATAAGTGAGGCTTGTGTGGTGATGCCAAATGTCGTAGTGAATGCAGGAAGCACCATAGAATCAGGTGTGATTTTAAACACAGGTTGTGTGGTAGAGCACGATTGCAAGGTGGGAGAATTTTCTCATCTAGCTCCCAAAAGCACACTTTGTGGTGGTGTTAGTATTGGCAAAGATTCGCATATTGGAGCAGGAAGCGTTGTGATTGAGGGCAAAAGTGTGGGTGATGGTTGTATGATTGGAGCAGGAAGCGTTGTGATTAATGACATTCAATCTTTTAAAAAGGTTGTAGGAAATCCAGCAAAAAAGGAGTTACAATGA